The nucleotide window TCCGGGATTGAACCGGATATTTTTCAATGTTAGATAGATACTCCGCTATCCAATCAACTAATTGATAGCCATACTTGCGGAATTCTTCGGCGGACATATCACCTTGAAAATTACTTTGCATAGATTTAATAAAAAATTAAATGAACTTTTTATGCAAAGTTAAGACTTTTTTCAGTGCAATGATTTATGAATGAGTTAATAAGTTTAAAAAAGATTACACGATTGATTATTTCAGTAAAATTAATTTCTTTGTATTTGAAAAATTCAATGATTCCATTCTATAAAAATAAATTCCGCTTGCAAATTTATTTCCATCAAACTCTATTGTGTAACTGCCCGGTTCTTTTTCATCATTTACTAAAGTTGCAATTTTTTCTCCAAGTAAGTTGAATACTTGCATTTCAACATTTCCTTTGACTGGAATTTCAAAATCAATTTTTGTTTTGGGGTTAAATGGATTGGGATAGTTCTGACTTAAGAAATAATGCTCCGGCAAAACAGGTGGCTCATAAATTACTATACTTGATTTTTCAACAAGCTGATCATAAGTCAGGGAGTGAAGTATCTTTGCATTATTCTGCATTGCTCTGATGCTTTCAAATCGGTTCGTCCCAAGACCAGGAACGAGTGCAAGCATCACCCATTGAGTATCATTGGGAGCTAATGTAAAAGGTCCGGAGAAAAAAACAAAACCGGCTTCTCCGTTTGTATTTGATTCTGGGTAAACCCACCCAATATTTGTAACGGGGTCGCCATCAAAAGGGAATTTAGTTTCTTCGCCAGTAATTGGATTAATTATTTTTTCTCCAATATCGTCAAAGCCTCTAGCGATATTCCACGTTTCCATTAAGTTAGTATAATAATTTGAAAGATGCGAGAGGTAAGAATCCTGTGGATAATAAGATGAAAGGGACAGATTCTTATAATTAATTATTTTATTGCCTTTAAAAATTGCCGAGTCACCATACGATTGAGTTATTGGACCATATAAAAGAGTATAGCCAACTGCTGGAGGGGGAGAATTAAACCAAGGATGTGAATTAGTACCAGACCAACAATAGCCTAATTGGTTTGCAACATCAACCGCTGGTGGATTAGAACCAGCATCATAAAAATCAATGTCAGTCCAGAAACCAATGAATGTCGAATCAATATTTTGTGTCCCTTTATTAATAATTTCATATTCTAAAAAAATCACATTCGAAAGAATATTCTCTGAAGAATATCTACCCCATGCATAAACTAATTGATGAATTTCTAAGGGCATAATTGGAAGAGTGTCTAAATCAGTGTTCCATTGTTTTCGTCTATACAAACTTGAGTCATAAGCGTTATATACCGTATAAAGGAGTTGATCATTATAAACCAATGGATTATTTAGGCTATCTGCAGGAGCGCCCCATTCGATAGGCCATTCATTTACATCTGGATTAGAAAAATTGGTATCCCCCTTTGATATTTTATAGACACGATATTTTAGTGAGTCTTCCGGTCTCGAAATCATTGCAGAGTTATTTTCGAGAATTGGACCTGGTGAATAATAGTTAATCCATCTTGATAATGACAAGTGAGGAAAATTGTCTATCTTTCCAATTACCCAAATTCCCTGGTCATACATTACGTACGAACCTCCACTTAATATTTTCCAAAAAGCCCCGCCATATCCATCGTTACTTTGTGTGGAGCCGATATTATTAATTCTAATTGTGATATTATTTGTGTCTAGTATTTGCTGATTTCGATATGGTTCTTGTTGACAATAGATAAACTCTATAAATAAAAAACAGCATAAACCTATAAGATTTTTATTCATTCTTCACTTTAGTTTTTTACAATACTTCAATTCTACATTTTTAATAATGATTTTATTTTTATTAATTAACTTTACAATCAGAGTGCCACAATTTATTTATTATATTTATCTAACAATTCAACCAATAATAAAAGAACTACTACGAAATATTTTCGCAGCCTGCGAAAACTTTGCGTCTATGATTCAATTTTCTCAATTACTTTTTTTATCTACTTCCTTTTGAATAATTTTGACCAACTAAAATTAAGACTTTATGAAACATATTTTATCTATATTAATTATTCTTTCTTTTACTCTAACTTCCTGCATTCAGGATTTTCCGATAGATAAAAACCTATCAAACGTCAATACAAAATTGATTGATCAAAACGGAAATGGGAAACAATTTAACAATGTAATCGCAGGTAAGACAACGGTGATTGCTTTCATTTACACAAACTGCCCGGATATTTGCCCGATGACTACTCACAATATGCAGCTTGTTGATGAAAGGCTATTGAAAGAAAATGTCACCAACATTAATTTCATAGTCGTCTCATTTGACCCGGAAAGGGATACGCCGGAAGTATTAAATAAATTTGCCGCGATCCGTGATATTGATTTGAAACGGTGGGGTTTTTATACGGGTGATAAAACATCAATCGAAGAACTCATGGATGAGTTTGAAGTAAAAGCATTCCCTTCAGATACATCTTATTCAAGCGAAGGGAAGCTTAGATACTCAATGATTCACACTGATAGAATTTCTCTGATTGATTATGAAGGCAGTCTGCGGAAATATTATTCCGGCAGTAAATTAAATCTTGATGAACTTTATAACGACATAAAAAAATTAGAGGACTAATATGAAATACTTTCTTTTTTTACTAATTCCACTTTTCACTTTTGCCGGCAATGATGATATAAAAGTTACTAACCCCTGGTTCAGACTTGTTTCCGAAGGAATGACCACCGGGTTATTCTTCACTGTTGAAAATACAGGCGATAAACCTGATACGCTCTACAATATCTCAAGCAATATTTCCGATGAACTTGAAATTCACGAAACATACTCCAAAGGAAATGATCAGATGGGAATGAGGCAGGTGGATTTTATTGTGATACCCGCGAAAAGCACCTTTGAATTTAAACCGCGTTCATTTCACGTAATGGTATTTGAAGTTAAGAAAGATATGCCCATAGGTAGTGAGGGTGAGTTTACTCTTTTTTTCAAACGAGCAGGTAAAATAAAAATTACTGCAATTTCAAAAGAAGTATAGTAATTAAATGATTCGGATTGAAGCTTGCTAATAAATTCCATAAGCTTCAACAAAGTGCTGGTATTCTTCTTCGAATGATTCGGTGCGGTGATGATCTTCCTGATCGTTGATGTATTCAACAACTTTCTGAATATTTGAGGGTGATACAGAAAATGCGCCATAACTTTTTTCCCAACTGAAATCTTTTTCAAAAAAGTTTTGCTCATTCAGCCACGCGGCTGCAGCGTTTCTGATCTTATTCACAAGCTCATCAATTGAATAATGAAGCTGCAAGTCAACTAGCATGTGCAAATGCTCTCCAACTGCTGAACATGATTTGATTTTGATATCATTCATCTCACCAAAGTGAAAGAGAAAGTTCCTCAACTTTAATGCAACCTCCTTGTGAGAAAATAATTTTTCCTCTTCTTGAGTTGAAATAATTACATGAAGCCAGCATTTTGCTACTGTATTTGATCCCATTAAACTTCTCCTGAATAAAAATATTTGTTTTCCTTCACAAACTAAATCTAATCTTGTTAATTTCCACTAACGATTCCTCCCGCCACTCACCAGGCTGAAGGCTGCCAAGACTCCATTCACCTACCTTTGTCCTGATCAATCGAAGCGTTGGATAGCCAATGTTTGCAGTCATTCGACGAACCTGTCTGTTCCTTCCTTCTTTAATTGTAATAGAAAGCCAGCTACAGGGAATATTTTTTCTTTCACGGATTGGTTCCGAGCGTTCCCAAATGGATGGGGCATTGATTAGCTTTACGATTGCGGGTAAGGTTAATCCATCACTCAGCTCAACACCAACTCGTAATTTATCTAAAGCTGATTCTTCAGGAATTCCTTCTACCTGAGCAAGATATTCTTTCGGCATTTTATGTTTGGGGTCCGAAATTAAATGCTGAATTTTTCCATCGTCTGTTAAAAGGACTAATCCCTCACTATCATAATCGAGTCTGCCGGCGGCATAAACATTTTTAATGCTAATAAAATCAGCAAGAGTTTTTCTACCGCTGCCATCAGTGAATTGCGTGAGTACTTTGTATGGTTTGTTAAATAATATTAATCGGCTCACTACAGTAAATATTTATTTGATAAAATA belongs to Ignavibacteriales bacterium and includes:
- a CDS encoding T9SS type A sorting domain-containing protein; translated protein: MNKNLIGLCCFLFIEFIYCQQEPYRNQQILDTNNITIRINNIGSTQSNDGYGGAFWKILSGGSYVMYDQGIWVIGKIDNFPHLSLSRWINYYSPGPILENNSAMISRPEDSLKYRVYKISKGDTNFSNPDVNEWPIEWGAPADSLNNPLVYNDQLLYTVYNAYDSSLYRRKQWNTDLDTLPIMPLEIHQLVYAWGRYSSENILSNVIFLEYEIINKGTQNIDSTFIGFWTDIDFYDAGSNPPAVDVANQLGYCWSGTNSHPWFNSPPPAVGYTLLYGPITQSYGDSAIFKGNKIINYKNLSLSSYYPQDSYLSHLSNYYTNLMETWNIARGFDDIGEKIINPITGEETKFPFDGDPVTNIGWVYPESNTNGEAGFVFFSGPFTLAPNDTQWVMLALVPGLGTNRFESIRAMQNNAKILHSLTYDQLVEKSSIVIYEPPVLPEHYFLSQNYPNPFNPKTKIDFEIPVKGNVEMQVFNLLGEKIATLVNDEKEPGSYTIEFDGNKFASGIYFYRMESLNFSNTKKLILLK
- a CDS encoding SCO family protein; translation: MKHILSILIILSFTLTSCIQDFPIDKNLSNVNTKLIDQNGNGKQFNNVIAGKTTVIAFIYTNCPDICPMTTHNMQLVDERLLKENVTNINFIVVSFDPERDTPEVLNKFAAIRDIDLKRWGFYTGDKTSIEELMDEFEVKAFPSDTSYSSEGKLRYSMIHTDRISLIDYEGSLRKYYSGSKLNLDELYNDIKKLED
- a CDS encoding copper chaperone PCu(A)C — protein: MKYFLFLLIPLFTFAGNDDIKVTNPWFRLVSEGMTTGLFFTVENTGDKPDTLYNISSNISDELEIHETYSKGNDQMGMRQVDFIVIPAKSTFEFKPRSFHVMVFEVKKDMPIGSEGEFTLFFKRAGKIKITAISKEV
- a CDS encoding transposase, translating into MGSNTVAKCWLHVIISTQEEEKLFSHKEVALKLRNFLFHFGEMNDIKIKSCSAVGEHLHMLVDLQLHYSIDELVNKIRNAAAAWLNEQNFFEKDFSWEKSYGAFSVSPSNIQKVVEYINDQEDHHRTESFEEEYQHFVEAYGIY
- a CDS encoding pseudouridine synthase yields the protein MFTVVSRLILFNKPYKVLTQFTDGSGRKTLADFISIKNVYAAGRLDYDSEGLVLLTDDGKIQHLISDPKHKMPKEYLAQVEGIPEESALDKLRVGVELSDGLTLPAIVKLINAPSIWERSEPIRERKNIPCSWLSITIKEGRNRQVRRMTANIGYPTLRLIRTKVGEWSLGSLQPGEWREESLVEINKIRFSL